In one Pseudomonas fitomaticsae genomic region, the following are encoded:
- a CDS encoding quaternary amine ABC transporter ATP-binding protein: MNRCDEIIRVKNVFKVFGSHPELAMKLVEEGASKAEVFKKTGQAIGVFDASFSVQRGEIFVIMGLSGSGKSTMVRLFNRLIEPTSGSIFLNGKEITGLGDKDLLQVRRKDMGMVFQSFALMPHMSVIDNVSFGLEISGVSEKERYCRAMGALEQVGLCGQEFSFPHQLSGGMQQRVGLARALANDPAILLMDEAFSALDPMIRSEMQGELIKLQAEQDRTIIFISHDIEEAVRIGHRIAIMEGGRVVQIGTPRELLCNPVNKYVRDFFNGFDTSRILRAGDIAQSDPGIAYTPGQQTPIKADASLRDIFHLVAASSTPMPVVDEVGLYKGSISQGHLLSCLGNH; encoded by the coding sequence ATGAATCGCTGCGACGAAATAATCCGTGTAAAGAATGTTTTCAAAGTGTTCGGGTCACACCCGGAACTTGCAATGAAGTTGGTTGAAGAGGGCGCTTCCAAAGCTGAAGTCTTCAAAAAGACCGGACAGGCAATCGGTGTGTTCGATGCCAGTTTCTCGGTCCAGCGGGGCGAGATATTCGTGATCATGGGTTTGTCCGGATCCGGCAAATCGACCATGGTCCGCTTGTTCAACCGTCTGATAGAACCGACCTCCGGCAGCATCTTTCTCAATGGCAAGGAAATCACCGGCCTCGGTGACAAGGACTTGCTGCAAGTGCGCCGCAAAGACATGGGCATGGTTTTCCAGTCGTTTGCGCTGATGCCGCACATGAGCGTCATCGACAACGTCAGCTTCGGCCTGGAAATCAGCGGTGTCAGCGAAAAGGAGCGCTATTGCCGGGCCATGGGCGCGCTGGAGCAGGTAGGGCTTTGCGGGCAGGAATTCAGCTTTCCCCATCAACTGTCCGGCGGCATGCAACAGCGGGTCGGCCTGGCACGGGCGCTGGCCAACGACCCGGCAATCCTGTTGATGGACGAAGCGTTCTCCGCGCTCGACCCGATGATCCGCAGCGAGATGCAGGGCGAACTGATCAAGCTGCAGGCCGAGCAGGATCGCACCATCATTTTCATCTCCCACGATATCGAAGAAGCCGTTCGCATCGGCCATCGCATTGCGATCATGGAAGGTGGGCGCGTCGTGCAGATCGGCACGCCACGTGAGCTTCTGTGCAATCCGGTGAACAAGTATGTGCGTGACTTCTTCAATGGTTTCGATACCAGCCGGATATTGAGAGCCGGTGATATCGCCCAGTCCGATCCGGGCATTGCTTACACCCCTGGCCAACAAACGCCGATCAAGGCCGACGCTTCCTTGCGCGACATCTTTCATCTTGTTGCCGCCTCATCCACGCCGATGCCGGTGGTCGATGAAGTTGGACTTTATAAAGGTTCGATCTCGCAAGGGCATCTTCTTAGTTGTCTTGGTAATCACTGA